In Hymenobacter gelipurpurascens, one DNA window encodes the following:
- the cobA gene encoding uroporphyrinogen-III C-methyltransferase codes for MSFTKQPRLTVLGAGPGDPELLTLKGARVLGEADVILYDALANNELLQYARPDAITVFVGKRRGLRSYSQDEINALIVENALLYGHVVRLKGGDPFVFGRGREEMLYAEQHGLATDYVPGISSAVAAAGSVGIPVTHRGASEGFRVITATTATGELSGSVAEAARSRTTTVILMGLGELERIVGLFSQHGQANTPAAIVQNGTLPSARLVTGTVAELPARVAAAGLGAPAIIIIGEVTRLARPEVVAAEAFAAVAYANVA; via the coding sequence ATGTCCTTCACCAAACAGCCCCGGCTTACTGTGCTCGGCGCCGGCCCCGGCGACCCGGAGCTGCTCACGCTCAAAGGAGCCCGAGTGCTGGGCGAGGCCGATGTTATCCTGTATGATGCGCTGGCCAACAACGAGTTGCTGCAGTATGCTCGCCCCGATGCCATTACGGTATTTGTGGGTAAGCGCAGAGGCCTGCGCAGCTACAGTCAGGATGAAATCAATGCCCTGATTGTGGAAAATGCTCTTTTGTATGGCCACGTAGTACGCTTGAAAGGCGGTGACCCTTTCGTGTTTGGGCGGGGCCGCGAAGAGATGCTGTATGCTGAGCAACATGGCCTGGCCACCGACTACGTGCCGGGTATCAGTAGCGCGGTGGCGGCGGCGGGTAGCGTGGGCATCCCGGTTACGCACCGGGGCGCCAGCGAGGGGTTTCGGGTGATTACGGCTACCACCGCCACCGGCGAGTTGTCGGGCAGTGTCGCCGAAGCCGCCCGTTCCCGCACCACTACCGTCATTCTGATGGGCCTGGGCGAGTTGGAACGTATTGTAGGCCTGTTCAGCCAACATGGGCAAGCCAATACGCCGGCTGCCATTGTACAAAACGGCACCCTGCCCTCGGCGCGCCTGGTTACCGGGACCGTGGCGGAGCTTCCCGCTCGCGTGGCGGCAGCAGGCCTGGGCGCGCCCGCCATTATCATAATTGGAGAGGTGACGCGCCTGGCCCGGCCCGAAGTGGTGGCCGCCGAAGCCTTTGCCGCAGTGGCCTACGCCAACGTTGCCTGA
- the cysD gene encoding sulfate adenylyltransferase subunit CysD — translation MSTPPFDYLDRLEAESIHILREVAGQFERPALLFSGGKDSIVLTRLAEKAFRPGRFPFPLVHVDTGHNFPEVLAYRDDLAARLGEKLIVRSVEDTIKRQRLREPGGKYPSRNPLQTYTLLEVIEEFEFDACIGGARRDEEKARAKERIFSVRDEFGQWDPKRQRPELWNVYNGRIQKGENVRVFPISNWTELDVWRYIQRENIQLPDIYFGHERTCVVLPSGQLLGLSEHLHLDDDDEIVTRQVRFRTVGDSTCTAAVESDAATVEDIIQDLLLAKVSERGATRLDDNISEAGMEDRKRNGYF, via the coding sequence ATGAGTACTCCTCCATTTGATTACCTCGACCGGCTGGAAGCCGAATCCATTCATATCCTGCGCGAAGTAGCGGGCCAGTTTGAGCGTCCGGCACTGCTGTTTTCGGGCGGCAAAGACTCCATTGTGCTCACGCGCCTGGCCGAGAAAGCCTTTCGCCCCGGCCGCTTCCCCTTCCCGTTGGTACACGTGGATACTGGCCACAACTTCCCGGAAGTCCTGGCCTACCGCGACGATCTGGCCGCCCGCCTGGGCGAAAAGCTAATTGTGCGCAGCGTGGAAGACACCATCAAGCGCCAGCGCCTGCGCGAGCCCGGCGGCAAATATCCGAGCCGCAACCCGCTTCAGACCTACACGCTGCTGGAGGTAATTGAGGAGTTTGAGTTTGATGCCTGCATTGGGGGTGCCCGCCGCGACGAGGAAAAAGCCCGCGCCAAGGAGCGCATTTTCTCCGTGCGCGACGAGTTTGGCCAGTGGGACCCCAAGCGCCAGCGCCCCGAGCTCTGGAACGTATACAATGGCCGCATTCAGAAGGGCGAAAACGTGCGCGTATTCCCCATTTCCAACTGGACAGAGCTGGACGTGTGGCGCTATATCCAGCGAGAAAACATTCAGCTGCCGGATATCTACTTCGGCCACGAGCGCACCTGCGTGGTCCTGCCCTCGGGCCAGCTCCTAGGCCTGTCGGAGCATTTACACCTCGATGACGACGATGAAATCGTGACGCGCCAGGTGCGCTTCCGCACCGTGGGGGACTCTACGTGCACGGCCGCCGTGGAAAGCGACGCCGCCACCGTGGAAGACATCATTCAGGACCTGCTGCTGGCCAAAGTAAGCGAACGGGGCGCCACTCGCCTCGACGACAACATCTCGGAAGCCGGCATGGAAGACCGCAAGCGCAACGGCTATTTCTAA
- a CDS encoding assimilatory sulfite reductase (NADPH) flavoprotein subunit, with amino-acid sequence MSTPLSSTLPTGLDEASLERLTTGLSDQQLLWLSGYLYGRVGAGTAVPQPTGVVAAAPAGRLTILYGSQTGNSKKAANLTAEAARQRGLVATVRDMNEYPTKDLKREQQLLVIVSTQGEGDPPIAAEELHQFLLSNRAPRLPELRFAVLALGDKSYLQFCQTGFEFDQRLAELGGQRLLDRVDCDVEFELETRQWADQVLDLIAQSVPTAAPVSTTVSVGATVAVPAGVFAFQSCAPFGGEVLPEAEVYTSKNPFQAPLLEKIQLNGRGSTKETYHLEFSLEGSGIQYEAGDALMVQPTNRPALVEEVLQAARLSAIAPVRLGSTELDLVTALTERLELSVVTRDVLERYAAVAPQHTHLQEILADKAKLPAYLYGRDVADLLTEFPVELSGQQLSAVLRPLPARAYSIASSLLAHPEEVHLTVGAVRYQANGRDKHGACSVYQADHLNLGDTARVWVDRNEYFKLPQDSATDIIMVGAGTGVAPFRAFTEERAENGATGRNWLVFGNPHFTTDFLYQTEWQQHLKKGTLDRLDVAFSRDQKQKVYIQHRLLEQGRRLYDQLENGAYFYVCGDKTRMAADVQRALLTIIGQESGLGEEYAAEYLKKLKKSRRFLEDVY; translated from the coding sequence ATGTCGACCCCCCTTTCTTCTACACTTCCCACCGGCCTCGATGAGGCCTCCCTGGAGCGGCTAACCACGGGCCTTTCCGATCAGCAATTGCTCTGGCTGAGCGGGTATCTCTATGGCCGCGTGGGAGCTGGCACCGCTGTGCCGCAGCCTACTGGGGTCGTTGCAGCGGCCCCGGCTGGCCGCCTGACGATTCTGTATGGCTCGCAAACCGGAAACAGCAAAAAAGCCGCGAACCTCACCGCCGAAGCAGCCCGCCAACGTGGCTTAGTTGCCACAGTGCGCGACATGAACGAGTACCCAACCAAAGACCTCAAGAGAGAGCAGCAACTACTAGTAATTGTAAGCACACAGGGCGAGGGCGACCCGCCCATTGCAGCCGAAGAGCTCCATCAGTTTCTGCTCAGCAACCGTGCGCCCAGGCTGCCGGAGCTACGCTTCGCGGTGCTGGCCCTGGGCGACAAAAGCTACCTACAGTTCTGCCAGACGGGGTTTGAGTTCGATCAGCGGTTGGCGGAGCTGGGCGGACAGCGCCTGCTGGACCGCGTGGATTGCGACGTGGAATTTGAGCTGGAAACCCGCCAGTGGGCCGACCAGGTGCTGGACCTGATTGCCCAGTCGGTACCGACGGCGGCTCCCGTAAGCACTACTGTATCGGTGGGCGCTACGGTGGCGGTTCCGGCGGGGGTGTTTGCCTTTCAATCTTGCGCGCCGTTTGGTGGGGAGGTACTGCCCGAGGCGGAAGTGTATACCAGCAAAAACCCGTTTCAGGCACCCTTGCTGGAGAAGATTCAGCTGAACGGCCGCGGCTCCACGAAGGAAACCTATCACCTGGAATTTTCGCTGGAAGGCTCCGGAATTCAGTATGAAGCCGGCGATGCGCTGATGGTGCAGCCCACCAACCGCCCAGCGCTGGTGGAAGAAGTGCTGCAAGCCGCTCGCCTTTCGGCCATAGCACCCGTGCGTCTGGGAAGCACCGAGCTAGACTTGGTCACTGCCCTCACGGAGCGGCTGGAGCTATCAGTAGTGACGCGCGACGTGCTGGAACGCTACGCCGCGGTGGCACCCCAGCACACACATTTGCAGGAGATTCTGGCCGATAAAGCTAAACTTCCGGCGTACCTCTACGGCCGCGATGTAGCTGACTTGCTCACGGAGTTTCCTGTGGAGTTATCAGGGCAGCAACTGTCGGCGGTGCTGCGGCCTCTGCCGGCCCGCGCCTACTCCATTGCCAGCAGCCTGCTCGCGCACCCTGAGGAAGTGCATCTGACGGTTGGCGCCGTGCGTTACCAGGCCAACGGCCGCGACAAACACGGCGCCTGCTCCGTGTACCAGGCCGACCACCTGAACCTCGGCGACACCGCCCGCGTGTGGGTCGACCGCAACGAATACTTTAAGCTGCCTCAGGATTCTGCCACCGACATTATTATGGTAGGCGCTGGAACAGGCGTGGCTCCGTTCCGGGCTTTTACGGAGGAGCGGGCTGAAAACGGCGCTACCGGCCGCAACTGGCTGGTGTTCGGCAACCCCCACTTCACCACCGACTTCCTTTACCAGACGGAGTGGCAGCAGCACCTGAAAAAAGGCACCCTAGACCGCCTCGACGTGGCTTTCTCCCGCGACCAAAAGCAGAAAGTGTACATCCAGCACCGCCTGCTGGAGCAGGGTCGCCGCCTCTACGACCAGCTTGAAAACGGCGCCTACTTCTACGTGTGCGGTGACAAAACCCGCATGGCTGCCGATGTGCAGCGCGCCCTACTCACCATCATCGGCCAGGAAAGTGGCCTAGGCGAAGAATACGCCGCTGAATACCTGAAGAAGCTGAAGAAGTCGCGCCGCTTTCTCGAGGACGTGTATTAG
- a CDS encoding TonB-dependent receptor, which translates to MLKQYYASFWLLLLLLFVSILSANAQDPLISISGTVRDNGNQQPLPGVSISVKGGSTGTLSDNNGQFALKAKLRFPFTLVFNFIGYESRELEIASGSQPIAIKLESKAVLVNEVVVSASRVEESRLRSPVAIEKLDIRAIKETPAPSFYDALENVKGVQMTTSSLTFKVPNTRGFNIPNNFRFMQLVDGVDMQAATLGVPLGNAIGPTELDIASVEITPGAASALYGMNAINGMANLTTKSPFSYPGLSVYQKVGVNHVDGKDRDPSALTETAVRWAQVVGPSQRLAYKVNLSYLRGTDWLANTQIDQNPQTAASANPRFPELSGANNPAADLWNRYGDDNAGNVSITIPYNGRNETFNVRRTGYYERDLTNPIVRNIKADASLHYKLTDKMELSYGYRFGLMDGVFQRGNKIQLDGVTVQNHKIELKVQDFTARAYMLIENTGDSYNLNPLALNLDLQNGSNAAWGTKFRTALQSQLSAGSGLAAAMQQARAVADAGRAVPGTPAFDALKNQIVHTNNWDSGVNVPGAPIPGGAALTQRSHTYHADAIWNLGQRVKFADVIVGADTRVYAVIPDGNNFVDFSRPLAERTMPGGSNQYYKKFGGFAQATRLLLDNKLKLTASLRADYNPEFDPKLNPRVAAVYTLADKHNFRASYQNGWRFPSLFEALSFVNNGNVRRVGGLARVNEGLNYLDNSYTLASITTFNAAVNAYVAANSGTTASQAAVRPEIRELLKVGNLPTEQPEQINAYEVGYRSVLFDNRVSIDADAYYNVYSGFLGQVEVSVPKNAAGQQVTVGSDDAVLAALNSNRGARQDRYRVYTNALNNYHSYGSTLGINYNFYEKFTVGGNVNYNALSANKESDIFVTGFNTPHWATNVSFGNREVVRNVGFNVVWRHQSTFYWESPLANGRVPAYQTVDAQVNVRIPSLKSTIKVGGANLLNNRYIQYAAGPTIGGLYYVALTFDNTVLR; encoded by the coding sequence ATGCTGAAGCAGTACTACGCTTCTTTCTGGTTGCTCCTGCTTCTTTTGTTCGTGAGCATCCTCTCAGCCAACGCCCAGGATCCGCTTATTTCCATCAGCGGCACCGTGCGCGACAACGGCAACCAACAGCCGTTGCCCGGCGTGAGCATCAGTGTAAAAGGCGGCTCGACGGGCACGCTGAGTGATAATAATGGCCAGTTTGCGTTGAAGGCCAAGCTGCGGTTTCCGTTTACGCTGGTGTTCAACTTCATCGGCTACGAATCCAGAGAGCTGGAAATTGCTAGCGGCAGCCAGCCTATTGCCATTAAGCTGGAGTCGAAGGCGGTGCTGGTGAATGAGGTGGTGGTGTCGGCCTCGCGGGTGGAAGAAAGCCGACTCAGGTCGCCGGTAGCTATTGAGAAACTGGATATCCGGGCCATCAAGGAAACGCCCGCGCCCAGCTTCTACGATGCCCTAGAAAACGTGAAAGGCGTGCAGATGACCACCAGCTCGCTCACGTTTAAGGTGCCGAATACACGCGGCTTCAACATCCCGAACAACTTCCGCTTCATGCAGCTCGTGGATGGCGTGGATATGCAGGCGGCCACGCTGGGCGTGCCGCTGGGCAACGCCATCGGACCCACCGAGCTGGACATTGCTAGCGTGGAAATTACGCCCGGCGCGGCTTCGGCGCTGTATGGCATGAACGCCATCAACGGCATGGCCAACCTCACCACCAAAAGCCCCTTCAGCTACCCTGGCTTGAGCGTGTACCAGAAAGTAGGCGTGAACCATGTGGATGGTAAAGACCGCGACCCGAGCGCCCTCACCGAAACGGCTGTGCGCTGGGCGCAGGTGGTGGGGCCTTCCCAGCGACTGGCCTACAAAGTAAACCTGAGCTACCTGCGCGGCACCGATTGGCTGGCCAACACCCAAATCGACCAGAACCCGCAAACGGCCGCCTCCGCCAACCCGCGCTTCCCGGAGCTTAGCGGCGCCAACAACCCCGCCGCCGACCTCTGGAACCGCTACGGCGACGATAACGCCGGCAACGTGTCCATCACCATTCCCTACAACGGCCGCAACGAAACCTTCAACGTGCGCCGCACGGGCTACTATGAGCGCGACCTCACCAACCCCATCGTGCGCAACATCAAGGCCGACGCCAGCCTGCACTACAAGCTCACGGATAAGATGGAGCTGAGCTACGGCTACCGTTTCGGGCTCATGGACGGCGTATTTCAGCGCGGCAACAAGATCCAGCTGGATGGCGTGACGGTGCAAAACCACAAAATTGAGCTGAAAGTCCAGGACTTCACAGCCCGCGCCTACATGCTCATCGAAAACACCGGCGACTCCTATAACCTCAACCCGCTGGCCCTGAACCTCGACCTGCAAAACGGCTCCAACGCCGCGTGGGGCACCAAGTTCCGGACGGCGCTACAGAGCCAGCTGAGCGCCGGCAGTGGCCTAGCGGCGGCCATGCAACAAGCCCGCGCGGTGGCCGATGCCGGCCGCGCCGTGCCGGGTACGCCCGCCTTTGATGCGCTGAAAAACCAGATTGTGCACACCAATAACTGGGACAGCGGCGTGAACGTGCCGGGAGCACCCATTCCGGGCGGCGCGGCCCTCACCCAGCGCAGCCACACCTATCACGCCGATGCTATCTGGAACCTGGGCCAGCGCGTGAAGTTTGCCGATGTGATTGTGGGGGCTGATACCCGTGTGTACGCCGTCATTCCCGATGGCAACAACTTCGTGGACTTCAGTAGGCCACTTGCTGAGCGCACCATGCCCGGCGGCAGCAACCAGTACTATAAGAAATTTGGTGGCTTTGCTCAGGCTACGCGCCTGCTCCTCGACAACAAGCTTAAGCTGACCGCTTCCCTGCGCGCCGACTACAATCCTGAGTTCGACCCCAAGCTGAACCCGCGCGTAGCCGCCGTGTATACCCTGGCCGACAAGCACAACTTCCGGGCGTCGTACCAGAACGGCTGGCGCTTCCCCTCGTTGTTTGAGGCCTTGTCGTTCGTGAACAACGGCAACGTGCGCCGCGTGGGTGGCCTAGCTCGCGTGAACGAGGGCCTGAACTACCTCGACAACTCCTACACGCTGGCGTCCATCACCACCTTCAATGCGGCGGTGAATGCCTACGTGGCAGCCAATAGTGGCACCACGGCCTCCCAAGCGGCAGTGCGCCCCGAAATTCGGGAGCTGTTGAAAGTAGGTAACCTGCCCACGGAGCAGCCCGAGCAGATCAACGCCTACGAGGTGGGCTACCGCAGCGTGCTGTTTGATAACCGCGTGTCGATTGATGCCGATGCGTACTACAACGTGTACTCCGGTTTCCTAGGCCAGGTAGAAGTGAGCGTGCCCAAGAATGCAGCCGGTCAGCAAGTAACCGTGGGCTCCGATGATGCGGTGCTGGCCGCCCTGAACAGCAACCGCGGCGCCCGCCAAGACCGCTACCGCGTGTACACCAACGCGCTCAACAACTACCACAGCTACGGCTCCACGCTGGGCATCAACTACAACTTTTACGAGAAGTTCACGGTCGGCGGCAACGTCAACTACAACGCCCTCTCGGCCAATAAGGAGTCGGATATTTTCGTGACGGGCTTCAACACGCCGCATTGGGCCACGAACGTGTCGTTTGGCAACCGCGAGGTGGTGCGCAACGTCGGCTTCAACGTGGTGTGGCGCCATCAGAGCACTTTCTACTGGGAAAGCCCGCTGGCCAACGGCCGCGTGCCCGCCTACCAGACCGTTGATGCCCAGGTGAACGTGCGCATTCCGTCCCTGAAATCAACCATCAAAGTGGGCGGCGCCAACCTGCTCAACAACCGCTACATCCAGTACGCGGCCGGCCCCACCATCGGGGGCTTGTACTACGTGGCCCTCACCTTCGACAACACGGTGCTGCGCTAG
- a CDS encoding sulfate adenylyltransferase subunit 1: MDLLRFITCGSVDDGKSTLIGRLLYDSESVSLDVLAALEKRQASNGVVDLALLTDGLRAEREQGITIDVAYKYFTTPRRKFIITDAPGHVQYTRNMVTGASNADLAIVLVDARQGVIEQTRRHTLIAALLGIRQFVLAVNKMDLVDYEEAIFAKIATDYAELTNHFNLPAAVAIPLSALQGDNVVTPSTHLPWYTGPSLLEHLESVPGTLERSSEPRFQVQYVIRPQTAELPDYRGYAGQIQSGAYRRGDRVLILPSGLESEIEALEVSQREVEVAAAPQAVVIRLRDDVDVSRGDTIVPVGHQPTVTRELEATLCWMSEQPLWPGRKLLVQQHSALVKAAIPAILYKVNVQTFARVATDSAQLNDIVRVRIKTALPLALDHYQDNRVSGSFILVDELSGDTVAAGLVEAANSEYFTAPVPPPVVFSI; the protein is encoded by the coding sequence ATGGACTTACTCCGATTTATTACCTGCGGCAGCGTTGACGACGGCAAAAGCACCCTAATTGGCCGCTTGCTGTACGATTCCGAATCTGTGTCGCTGGATGTGCTGGCGGCACTGGAAAAGCGGCAGGCTTCTAACGGCGTCGTGGATCTGGCACTGCTGACCGATGGCCTACGCGCTGAGCGTGAGCAGGGTATCACCATCGATGTGGCCTACAAGTACTTCACCACGCCGCGCCGCAAGTTCATCATCACGGATGCGCCGGGCCACGTGCAGTACACCCGCAACATGGTGACAGGCGCCAGCAACGCCGACCTCGCCATTGTACTGGTGGATGCGCGCCAGGGCGTGATTGAGCAAACCCGCCGTCACACCCTAATTGCGGCGCTGCTGGGTATTCGGCAGTTTGTGTTGGCCGTGAACAAAATGGATCTGGTAGACTACGAGGAAGCGATTTTCGCTAAAATCGCGACGGATTACGCCGAGCTGACCAACCACTTCAATCTGCCGGCCGCCGTGGCTATTCCGCTTAGCGCCCTGCAGGGCGACAATGTGGTAACCCCCTCCACGCACCTGCCCTGGTACACCGGCCCCAGCTTGCTGGAACACCTGGAAAGCGTGCCCGGCACGCTGGAACGGTCCTCGGAACCCCGGTTCCAGGTTCAGTATGTCATCCGTCCGCAAACGGCCGAACTACCCGACTACCGCGGCTATGCCGGCCAGATTCAGAGCGGCGCATACCGCCGTGGCGACCGGGTACTGATTCTGCCCTCGGGCCTGGAATCGGAGATTGAGGCGCTCGAAGTAAGCCAGCGGGAAGTAGAAGTAGCAGCGGCGCCCCAGGCCGTGGTGATTCGGCTGCGCGACGATGTGGACGTGAGCCGCGGCGACACTATTGTGCCCGTAGGCCACCAGCCCACTGTAACAAGGGAATTGGAAGCCACCCTGTGTTGGATGAGCGAACAGCCACTGTGGCCGGGCCGCAAGCTCTTGGTGCAGCAGCACTCGGCCCTGGTGAAAGCCGCCATACCGGCTATCCTCTACAAGGTAAATGTGCAAACCTTCGCCCGCGTCGCGACGGATTCGGCCCAGCTCAACGACATCGTGCGGGTGCGCATCAAAACCGCGCTACCCCTGGCCCTGGATCATTATCAGGACAACCGTGTTTCCGGCTCCTTCATTCTGGTTGATGAGCTCAGCGGCGACACCGTAGCCGCTGGCCTCGTGGAAGCCGCCAACTCCGAGTATTTCACGGCCCCGGTGCCGCCGCCCGTCGTGTTTTCCATCTAG
- a CDS encoding lipopolysaccharide biosynthesis protein, translating to MGIVLRQGLRNTVISYIGLALGFVNTAFVVPRFLAAHELGLTSTLLAMATIYAQLSGLGFASVGIKFFPYFRNREAGHQGFLPLLLGVPLLGFGLVTVLFLGGKPLVLNFYETDQALISSYYGWVGVLALFVMLYSLQDAYLKGLYHTAFSSFVQEILLRVLQAGAAVLYGLGYFSFHGYILAYIGTMSGIALLLTVYLGVIGELHIRPNRAVLQVQPLRNILSFGGFALLANISATVIMNIDTIMVGSQLNLAAAGVYSIAFFISTAITLPARSLNKIAFPLLADYWKEQALPRMAAFYRDTTRLNTVLGCYLALGIGLNLDFIYGLMHNPALKAGTTAVLVLLAARLFDGITGLNALIVVTSPRYRYDLLFNISLALATIGLNAVLIPRVGLLGAAVAYLLAIVCINLARTWFVWHSYRMQPLTWRIALIVGIAAVAGVAAWLVPEFPSAFLTMLVRSAVLTALYSALILLTKSAPEVSALLGRILARKRQ from the coding sequence TTGGGCATAGTTCTGCGGCAGGGGCTGCGTAATACGGTCATTTCTTACATCGGGCTAGCCCTGGGGTTCGTAAACACGGCCTTTGTGGTGCCCCGTTTTCTGGCGGCGCATGAGCTAGGCCTCACAAGCACGCTGCTGGCCATGGCCACCATTTATGCGCAGCTTTCGGGGCTGGGGTTTGCTAGCGTAGGCATCAAATTCTTTCCCTATTTCCGCAACCGGGAGGCGGGCCACCAGGGTTTCCTGCCGCTGCTGCTGGGCGTTCCGCTACTAGGGTTTGGCCTTGTCACGGTGCTTTTTCTGGGCGGGAAGCCGTTGGTGCTCAACTTCTACGAGACTGACCAAGCCCTTATCAGCAGTTATTATGGCTGGGTGGGTGTGCTGGCCCTGTTCGTGATGCTGTACTCCCTGCAGGATGCATATCTCAAGGGCCTCTACCACACGGCTTTCTCGTCGTTTGTGCAGGAGATTTTGCTCCGGGTGCTGCAGGCCGGCGCGGCGGTGCTATACGGACTGGGCTACTTTTCCTTTCATGGCTACATACTGGCCTACATCGGTACCATGAGTGGCATTGCACTCCTGCTTACAGTATACTTAGGCGTCATTGGGGAACTGCATATTCGTCCCAACCGGGCGGTGCTGCAGGTGCAGCCGTTGCGGAACATTCTCAGCTTTGGGGGCTTTGCGCTGTTGGCCAATATCTCGGCTACAGTCATCATGAATATTGACACCATTATGGTGGGCTCGCAGCTAAATCTGGCGGCGGCAGGGGTCTATAGCATTGCGTTTTTCATCAGCACGGCCATTACGCTACCGGCTCGCTCGCTCAACAAAATTGCCTTTCCGCTGCTGGCCGACTACTGGAAAGAGCAGGCGCTGCCCCGCATGGCCGCTTTCTACCGCGACACTACCCGCCTCAACACGGTGCTGGGCTGCTACCTGGCCCTGGGCATCGGGCTCAACCTCGATTTTATCTATGGCCTGATGCACAACCCCGCCCTGAAGGCCGGCACCACAGCCGTGCTGGTGCTGTTGGCAGCTCGTTTGTTCGATGGCATTACGGGCCTGAACGCGCTCATCGTCGTCACGTCGCCCCGATACCGTTACGATTTGCTGTTCAACATTTCGCTGGCGCTGGCCACTATTGGTCTGAACGCGGTGCTGATTCCTCGTGTAGGGTTGCTGGGCGCCGCCGTAGCGTATTTACTGGCCATCGTCTGCATAAACCTGGCCCGGACCTGGTTTGTGTGGCACAGCTACCGGATGCAGCCTCTCACGTGGCGTATAGCGCTCATCGTTGGCATTGCAGCCGTGGCAGGTGTGGCGGCCTGGCTGGTGCCGGAGTTTCCGTCGGCTTTCCTCACGATGCTGGTGCGCTCCGCCGTGCTTACGGCACTATATAGCGCTCTGATTTTACTCACCAAATCTGCCCCGGAAGTCAGTGCATTACTGGGCAGAATCCTGGCACGCAAACGCCAGTAG
- a CDS encoding phosphoadenylyl-sulfate reductase codes for MSAASAAPAVLPELDDLRLQLTSANALERLRLVAERFPGKAVFSTSFGLEDQIISHLIFAHELPIKVFTLDTGRNFQETYSTWNKTLLKYEQRIEVYFPRQESVQELLLAKGPNSFYESVDNRKECCYIRKVEPLNRALAGQQAWVTGIRAEQSQNRQTMDPVEWDAAHKLTKIHPLFDWTWEQAVAYAQGNSIPVNPLHQQGFVSIGCAPCTRAIKPGEDFRAGRWWWEDLSAKECGLHSTAHHDGPDPVVEPVPAG; via the coding sequence ATGTCTGCAGCATCTGCTGCGCCGGCCGTCCTGCCCGAGCTCGACGACCTGCGCCTTCAGCTTACATCTGCTAACGCCCTGGAGCGCCTGCGTCTGGTGGCTGAGCGCTTCCCTGGCAAAGCCGTGTTTTCCACTTCCTTTGGACTGGAAGACCAGATTATCAGCCACTTGATTTTCGCACATGAGCTTCCTATCAAGGTATTCACGCTGGATACCGGGCGCAATTTTCAGGAGACCTATTCCACCTGGAACAAGACCCTCCTGAAATACGAACAGCGCATTGAAGTATACTTTCCGCGCCAGGAAAGCGTGCAGGAGCTGCTCCTCGCCAAGGGCCCCAACAGCTTCTACGAGAGCGTCGACAACCGCAAGGAGTGCTGCTACATCCGCAAAGTGGAGCCTCTGAATCGGGCGCTGGCGGGGCAGCAGGCCTGGGTAACCGGCATTCGGGCCGAGCAGTCACAGAACCGCCAAACCATGGACCCCGTGGAGTGGGACGCGGCGCATAAGCTCACCAAAATTCATCCGCTTTTCGACTGGACCTGGGAGCAGGCAGTGGCCTACGCCCAGGGAAACAGCATTCCCGTGAACCCGCTGCACCAACAAGGCTTCGTGAGCATTGGGTGCGCCCCCTGCACCCGGGCCATCAAACCAGGCGAAGACTTCCGGGCCGGCCGTTGGTGGTGGGAGGACCTTTCCGCCAAGGAGTGTGGCCTACACAGCACGGCTCATCACGACGGACCCGACCCGGTGGTAGAACCCGTGCCGGCGGGCTAG